The genomic stretch CCAGGGCGGCCTGTCCCTTCGTTACGAGGCGCCCGGGTCCGAGGGGGAGATCACGGTGTTCGGCATGGGACGCACGCTGTTCAACCCCATACCGGGCCGGATCATCGACCTGGACCGCATGGCCGGTGGAATCCGGGGAGTGTACAGCCGCGAGGGCGGGATCGGAAACGGCGGTTACCGAATGACGGCCGGACTGGATCTGGAGATACAGCGCGACGATCGGCGTGAATACGGCAACGGCGGCATTCCGGGAGACCTCGTGGGCACGCTGGACGACGCCCGCGTCTTCGACGAAATCTCTCGCGGGGACAAACGGCTGGACCAGGAGGAAGGCGTCGATGGCTTCGGCCCCTTCCTGGAACTTGAATGGTCACCCGTTCCCGATGTTTCCGTCACCGCCGGCGGGCGGTACGACCGGTTCCGGTACGAGGCGACGGACCGGTTCCTGAGTGACCGGACCGACGATTCGGGTACGCGGAACATGGCACAGTTCAGTCCCCACCTGGGCGTGGCCTTCCGGCCTGCCCCGCTCACGGCGGTGTACGGAAATTTTTCCACTGCTTTTCAGACCCCGACCACCACGGAACTGAGCAACCAGCCCACCCAGGCCGGTGGTTTCAACCCCGATCTCGAGCCCGAACGAATCCGCGGCTTCGAGGCGGGCATTAAGGGATTCCTGCCCGATGCCGGGTTGGCCTATGACGCGGCCCTCTTCACCTTCGGTATACGCAATATGCTCCTGCCCTTCCAGATCGACCATCCGGAGACGGACGAGGTCTTTTTCCGCAACGCGGGCAAAACGCGGAACCGGGGCATCGAACTGAAACTGACCTGGTCTCCCCTGCCCCCGGTCAACCTGGCGTTGGCCTACACGGGCATGCAATTCAGGTTCGACGACTTCGAGGTCGAGCGGGAGGTCGATGGAAGCGCCTCGCGCTTCCAGTTGTCGGACAACGAAGTGCCCGGCGTGCCGCCCCACCACCTGTTCGCCGGATTCACCTACACACATCCGGGGAACGGCGCGTTCGTGGAGTTGAATGCGCAATGGACGGCGGAGTACTACGCCAACGACTTCAACGGTCCCGCTCCGGGGAACGGAAAGCCCGTATCCGACTTCGTCAACGATGGTTACGGCCTCGTTGATTTGCGCGCGGGAATCATGTACCATGGAAAGATGGTCGGCGGCGTCCTGTTCGCCGGAGTCAACAACCTGTTCGATACGCGTTACAATGGTTCCATCGTCCCCAACGCCTTCGGGGACCGTTTCTTCGAGCCGGCCGCGGGCCGGACGTGGTATGTGGGACTCGGCCTTCCCATCGGTGCGGGTTCGAGATGACATCCCGCCAGCCCGGATGAGCCGTTCCCAATGAAGACACAGGAGTCGCACATGAATAGGTTTATGCGCGTCCTTGGCCAGATCGCCTTCGTGATCGTCCTCGATGCCCTCGTGATCGGCGTGATCTACTACGAAGCGGAGCGATCGAAAGTCGCACTGGCCAATGCCAGGGCCGAGGCGGCCAAGCCCGTGGCGATGTTCGATCCCCGGACCGGACTGGAACTGAATCACCGGACCCGGCTGATCATGGGCGACGGCTACCCCGTCGTGGAAAGGGAATGCGCGCAGTGCCATCCGACCCAGATCATCCGCTCGTACCGGGCGAACCGCGAGGAGTGGCTGGACGCTATCCGGTGGATGCAGGCGGAGAAGGGCCTGAAGACATTCGACAGCAAGACTGAAGACACCATCCTGACCTATCTCGAAAACTACTACGGCAGATAGCGGTTCCGATGGCCCACCAGGTTGAATCAGAAATCGATGCCATCGAGTACGCCCATGACCGGGGCTGGTCGGATGGTCTGCCCGTCGTGCCGCCCACCCGCGATCGCATCGACCGGATACTGACCGCGCACGGACTCGAGCCCGGCCGGGAAATCGGGCGGGTGTCCGAACGAAAGCGAACCGTCACCGCGGAACTGGTCGCGGCCAACGCGGTGATGGCCGGTTGCACCGACGCGCTTTTCCCCGTGGTCCTGGCCGCGGTGGAAGCCGTCCTGGACCCGGCATACAACATTGTCGGCCCCTCGGCCAGTACGGGGGGCGCCGCACCGCTGGTCATCGTACACGGCCCTGTCGTGGCCGAACTGGGTTTCAATGCGGAAACTGCGGTACTCGGTGCGGGCAACCGGTCCAATCTGACGCTGGGCAGGGCTCTGAACCTGGTGATCCGGAACGGTATCGGCAGCGTGCCCGGGGACCTGGACCGGGCGACGGTAGCCCATGCCGGACGCATCGCGTACTGCCTGCCGGAAGCGCGTTGCGCCGGCTGGCCGACCCAGGGCGAAGAACGGGGTGTTCCCGCGGACCGCGGCGCCGTAACGGTATTTGCCGCCGAAGGCCCCCATTCCGTGGCCGACCACGTAAACGACGTACCCGAAGGCCTGATCGACTCGTTCGCGCGCGTCGCCCGCACGACCAACTACGCCGGCGCCGCCATCGTTTTCGTCATCTGCCCGGAACACCGGTCGGTCTTCGGCGGGGCCGGGTGGACGCGCGATACGATCCGGGACGCGCTGTTCGAACGCACGGCGGCCGCAGGACGCGAGATCCACGCAACGGGCCGGCACGACGACCTGGATCCCGACGAACGCATTACGCTGACGCCGGACCGGGAAGGCATCTGGATCGTCTTCGCAGGAGGTTCGGCGGGCGGACACTCCGCCATCATCCCCTCCTGGCTGGGAGCAGGCAGGGGAGTCGGATCGCGGCCTGTGACGCGCCTGGTTTCCATATCGTAACTACCGTACAACGACCGTTTATCGACCGAATTCAAGCCGCCGATCCGTTTTCACCCCACAGGCTACCGGAGCATGGAATATGCCCATATCCCTCGTCGATCCCACGGCCTCCGCCGCCGAAGCGGTCCTTCGGCCGGCCCGTCGTCCGCTCGGTCCCGGGCACACCATAGCCGCACTGGTGGGTAATGGAAAGCCCAATTCCGATGTCATCCTGCACGGCGTCTTCGAGCAGTTGAGCAAACGCCTGTACCATCCCGTGGAAGCGCTCGAGTTCACCAAGGAAAGCGCCAGCCGGGTGCTGTCCGACGAGATGACCGGTCTCATCGCGAGGCGCTGCCATTTTGCCCTCGTGGGCGTCGGCGACTGAGGCTCCTGCAGCGCGTGCAGCATGCACGATGCCCTCATCCTGGAGAATCTCGAATTACCGTCCGTACTGCTGTGTACGACCAACTTCACGCACACCGCCCGCGTGCTGGCGGAGCAACTCGGACGCGGTGACTATCCGATCGTTGAAATCGATCATCCCATTGGCCGGCTCGATGAAATCGGACTCGCCGACCGGGTCGGCCAGGCGGTGGACAAAGTCGTTGAACTGTTGAAGTAGGTAATTCATGTAAGTACCGGTGTAACAATCGGTTTCAATTACGATAAAGTTCGTGGTTTCAGGAGGTGAACCATGTTTAAATCAAGTTGGAAACTGATCCCGGCCGCGCTGCTGGCCGGGATCGTCAACCTCGCCGCGGAGGCCCAGCAGACGGCACCGCAGGCGGGATTGCGGGAAAACCCCTCGCGGGTACACGCCCTTGAAAACGCCCGGATATACGTCCGTCCCGATCTCGTGATCGATAAAGGGGTCGTGGTCATTCGGGACGGGCTGATCGTCGAAGCGGGCGCCTCCGTCGACATCCCGCCGGATGCCCAGCGTTGGGACTACTCCGGCCAGACGATTTATCCCGGGTTGATCGAGATGTTCACGCAGGCCGGACTGCCGGAAGAGGAAGGGGGTCCGTCCTCGGGGTCCGCCCACTGGAACCCCGCCGTCCGCCCGGAACATTCCGCCGCCGAAGCGTACCGCGTCAATGAGACCGAAATCGAACGGTTGAGGAATACGGGATTCGCGGCTGCCATGGTCGTGGCCAACCGCGGCGTATTTGCGGGCAGCAGTGCGGTCGTCAACCTGGGTTCCGGATCCCCGAACGAGAACATACTGAAGCGCGACGTCTTTCAGCACCTGCGCATGAAACGAAACCGGAACCGCACTTATCCGGCTTCCATGATGGGGGTCGTGGCCCTCATGCGGCAGACGATCCTCGACGCGCAGTGGTACCGGGACGCCCACGCGGCCTACGCCGCGAATCCCCGCCAGGACCGTCCGGAGGACAACGACGCGCTGGCGGCATTGGACAGGGTGGCCGCCCGCGGCCAGGCCGTGCTCATGAGTGTCGATGACGACCATGCCTTCCTGCGCGCCGTCCGCCTGGCCGATGAATTTGGATTGCGGCTCCTCGTGCGGGGCAGCGGCCATGAATATCGCATGCTGGACGCGGTCCGCGAAGCAGGTGCGCCTGTCATCCTGCCTCTCGATTTTCCCCGGTCGGACGATCTCTCTGTCTCCACGCCGGAAGACGCCCTGGACGTCACCCTGGCCGCACTGCGGCACTGGGACCTGGCGCCCGGGAATCCCGGACGGCTGCACCGGGCCGGGATCCCCATCGCGCTAAGCAGTACGAGGTTGGACAAGGGCGCCGAATTCCACGAAAGGGTACGTGAGACGATCGAGCACGGGTTGGAATATGAAGCGGCGCTGGCCGCATTGACCACAACGCCCGCGTCCATGCTCGGACTGAGTAGCCGCCTCGGAACCCTGGATCCCGGTAAGCTGGCCAACATGACCATTGCCGACGGCCCGCTATTCGCGGAGAACGTAAACGTGCAGGACGTCTGGGTCGCGGGCAACCGCCACGTGGTCACCCCCCGGCCGGTTACCGATCCCCGGGGCGCGTGGGTAGTCGTCCTGGAAGGTGACAGCCTGTCGCTGTCCATCGAAGGCACACCGGAGGCGCCGAAAGGGACCCTGGACAAGGCCGGGAACTCCATGAGGGCGGCCAGCATGGCGTTGGAAGACGCACGACTCGCATTCAGCGTGGAGGACGAGACGCTGGGAGAAGCCGGCGTATGGCGTTTCTCGGGTTCGATCCAGGGAGACCGGATCACCGGCCGGGGGATCCGCCCCGGTGGCGAAAGCGTGGTCTGGTCGGCCGAACGCACCGCACCGCGGGAAGCGGAAACGAAGGACATACCCGCGCCGGCCGATGTGGCTGAACCTCCAGCGCTGTACCCTCCGGGCGCCTTCGGCAGGGAAAGCGCACCGGCACGACCGGAACATCTCGTCGTCCGGAACGCCACGGTGTGGACGCTTGACGAGCGGGGCAGGCTGGATAACGCGGATGTGTTGATCCGTGAAGGTAAGATCGTGGAAGTCGGCGCGGGCATCACAGCGCCGGGAAACGCCGTAGAGATCGACGGGACGGGCAAGCACGTCACGCCCGGTATCATCGACGCCCATTCGCACACGGCTATCCTGGAGGGTATTAACGAAGGAACACAGGCCGTGACCGCCGAGGTGGGCATCGGCGACGTCATCGACAGCCACGATATCGCCATGTACCGGGAACTGGCCGGAGGACTCACGGTGGCCAATGTGCTACACGGTTCGGCCAATCCCATTGGTGGGAAGAACCAGATCATCAAGCTGAGATGGGGCGCCGGTCCCGAGGAACTCAAGTTCACGGAGGCCAAGGCGGGGATCAAGTTCGCCCTGGGTGAGAACGTCAAGCGCAGCAACTGGCGCATCCTTAGCGACCGCTATCCGCAGAGCCGCATGGGGGTCGAGCAGATCATCCGCGACCGGTTCCGGGCGGCCCGGGAATACCAGCAGGCGTGGGACAGTTACGAAGCGTTAGTGGACAATTCCGACGTCGTGCCGCCCCGCCGGGATCTCGAACTGGAAACGCTTCAGGAAGTCCTCACCGGTGAGCGCCTCGTCCACTGCCACTCCTATCGGCAGGACGAGATCCTGATGCTCCTTCGAGTGGCCGATGACTTCGGGTTCACGATCGGTACCTTTCAGCACGTGCTGGAGGGATACAAGGTCGCGCCGGAGCTGGCCGCCCACGGCGCGGGCGCATCCGCTTTCAGTGACTGGTGGGCCTTCAAAGTGGAAGCCTACGACGCCATTCCCCACAACGGGGCGTTGATGCACGACGCGGGCGTGATGGTCACCTTTAACTCCGACAGCAACGAACTCGCCCGGCGTTTGAACACGGAAGCTGCCAAGGCGGTGAAGTACGGCGGGGTAGACGAGGTGGAGGCCCTGAAGTTTGTCACATTGAACGCGGCGATCCAACTGGCCGTCGATCCCTGGGTCGGATCGCTCGAGCCGGGCAAGGACGCAGACTTCGTGATCTGGAACGGCCATCCCCTGTCCACTTATACGAAGTGCGAACAGACGTGGATCGATGGAAAGAAGTACTTCGATATCGAAGAGGACCGGGAAATGCGGATCGAAGTTGAAAAAGAACGGATCCGGCTGATTCAGAAACTGCTCAGATCACCGGAAGCAGACGAGTCCGAGACCGAAGAACGAGCGCCGGAGGCGTAGGCCCGTACAAGCCGGTATCCCGGCGAATGGAGGCTGGAAATGGTAGCATTACCCCGTGTATCACTGGGGACGGACCCGTCGGCGAAAACCGCCGCCGGTACGTGGTGGAAGCAAACCGCGGCTCCGTTGATGTTTCTTTTGCTTGTATCGGGACTCACCTTCGGACTCCTGGTCCACGAAGCGTCGGCGTCCAAGCAGAAACCCGCCGGCCCGCAGGAACAACCCATCGCGCTGGCCGGCGGGACGGTCCACACGGTAAGCGGCGGCGTCATCGAGGGCGCCACGGTGCTTTTCGAGTCCGGCGTCATTACCGGCATCGGGACCGACCTGGCCCTGCCTGACAACACCCGGGTGATCGATGTTACGGGAAAACATGTGTATCCCGGCCTGATCGCTGCGCCGACGACCCTTGGCCTCACCGAGATCGGCTCGGTGTGGGCGACCCATGACAATATCGAAACCGGGAACGTGACCCCCAGCGTCCGTGCGGTGACCGCCGTGAATCCCGACAGTGAATACTTCCCGGTCGCCCGGGCCAACGGGATCCTGACCGCCCTGACCATGCCGGGCGGGGGACTGATCTCCGGTCTTTCCGGGCTGATCGCGATGGATGGATGGACCACCGAGGGAATGACCCTTGTAGCGACAGTAGGGCTTCACGTTCGATGGCCATCCTACCGCGTTCGCGACATTCCCGGCCTGGGCGGCCGGGAGGACCAGATCAAGGATCGCAGAGCGGCCCTTACCCGGCTTCGCGACGCCTTTCGTGAAGCCAGGGCGTACATGATTGCGAAGGAGGCCGAGCGCGGCGGCGGGCCTTTCCATCCCTCAGACCTCGGCTGGGAGTCCATGATCCCGGTGCTCAGGAAGGAACTGCCCGTTTTCATACACGCGTCTGAAGAAAAGCAGATCCACGCCGCGATCGACTGGGCGCTGGCCGAGGATCTAAGGATCGTCCTGGTCGGCGGCGCT from Gemmatimonadota bacterium encodes the following:
- a CDS encoding TonB-dependent receptor produces the protein MKTILPACGVLLLYLHLFLHPQPAHAWPQSTPDTTEVTVDHVLQPIEVTATRYIREILDIPYAVDRVDRDEIQRAEPGLSLEESVRGLPGIIVNNRNNVSQGDRISIRGLGSRASFGVRGVKLVLDGIPLTMADGQSQLNNLDLTSTGQIEVLRGPSSSLYGNAAGGVIQIRTEEAPDRPLEVTPRFITGSHGLRRIQGKAAGTAGGSRLLVNFNTLWFDGFRDHAFARSTGINSVGKRRIDDTWTVTAVANYYNAPYQYNPSSLDKATAESDPASARAFVQRQGASKEVRQFQGGLSLRYEAPGSEGEITVFGMGRTLFNPIPGRIIDLDRMAGGIRGVYSREGGIGNGGYRMTAGLDLEIQRDDRREYGNGGIPGDLVGTLDDARVFDEISRGDKRLDQEEGVDGFGPFLELEWSPVPDVSVTAGGRYDRFRYEATDRFLSDRTDDSGTRNMAQFSPHLGVAFRPAPLTAVYGNFSTAFQTPTTTELSNQPTQAGGFNPDLEPERIRGFEAGIKGFLPDAGLAYDAALFTFGIRNMLLPFQIDHPETDEVFFRNAGKTRNRGIELKLTWSPLPPVNLALAYTGMQFRFDDFEVEREVDGSASRFQLSDNEVPGVPPHHLFAGFTYTHPGNGAFVELNAQWTAEYYANDFNGPAPGNGKPVSDFVNDGYGLVDLRAGIMYHGKMVGGVLFAGVNNLFDTRYNGSIVPNAFGDRFFEPAAGRTWYVGLGLPIGAGSR
- a CDS encoding amidohydrolase family protein; protein product: MFKSSWKLIPAALLAGIVNLAAEAQQTAPQAGLRENPSRVHALENARIYVRPDLVIDKGVVVIRDGLIVEAGASVDIPPDAQRWDYSGQTIYPGLIEMFTQAGLPEEEGGPSSGSAHWNPAVRPEHSAAEAYRVNETEIERLRNTGFAAAMVVANRGVFAGSSAVVNLGSGSPNENILKRDVFQHLRMKRNRNRTYPASMMGVVALMRQTILDAQWYRDAHAAYAANPRQDRPEDNDALAALDRVAARGQAVLMSVDDDHAFLRAVRLADEFGLRLLVRGSGHEYRMLDAVREAGAPVILPLDFPRSDDLSVSTPEDALDVTLAALRHWDLAPGNPGRLHRAGIPIALSSTRLDKGAEFHERVRETIEHGLEYEAALAALTTTPASMLGLSSRLGTLDPGKLANMTIADGPLFAENVNVQDVWVAGNRHVVTPRPVTDPRGAWVVVLEGDSLSLSIEGTPEAPKGTLDKAGNSMRAASMALEDARLAFSVEDETLGEAGVWRFSGSIQGDRITGRGIRPGGESVVWSAERTAPREAETKDIPAPADVAEPPALYPPGAFGRESAPARPEHLVVRNATVWTLDERGRLDNADVLIREGKIVEVGAGITAPGNAVEIDGTGKHVTPGIIDAHSHTAILEGINEGTQAVTAEVGIGDVIDSHDIAMYRELAGGLTVANVLHGSANPIGGKNQIIKLRWGAGPEELKFTEAKAGIKFALGENVKRSNWRILSDRYPQSRMGVEQIIRDRFRAAREYQQAWDSYEALVDNSDVVPPRRDLELETLQEVLTGERLVHCHSYRQDEILMLLRVADDFGFTIGTFQHVLEGYKVAPELAAHGAGASAFSDWWAFKVEAYDAIPHNGALMHDAGVMVTFNSDSNELARRLNTEAAKAVKYGGVDEVEALKFVTLNAAIQLAVDPWVGSLEPGKDADFVIWNGHPLSTYTKCEQTWIDGKKYFDIEEDREMRIEVEKERIRLIQKLLRSPEADESETEERAPEA
- a CDS encoding amidohydrolase family protein, with product MVALPRVSLGTDPSAKTAAGTWWKQTAAPLMFLLLVSGLTFGLLVHEASASKQKPAGPQEQPIALAGGTVHTVSGGVIEGATVLFESGVITGIGTDLALPDNTRVIDVTGKHVYPGLIAAPTTLGLTEIGSVWATHDNIETGNVTPSVRAVTAVNPDSEYFPVARANGILTALTMPGGGLISGLSGLIAMDGWTTEGMTLVATVGLHVRWPSYRVRDIPGLGGREDQIKDRRAALTRLRDAFREARAYMIAKEAERGGGPFHPSDLGWESMIPVLRKELPVFIHASEEKQIHAAIDWALAEDLRIVLVGGADVWRVADRLKEHDIPVIIGAVHYLPARRWEAYDAPFTNALKLHEAGLAFCIGEGGGASNVRNLPYHAATAAAYGLPKEEALKSVTLYPARILGVEDRLGSLETGKDATLIVTDGDPLEIMTQVEHAFIQGRPVDISSKHTDLYDKYRERLEQVK